One window of Quercus robur chromosome 5, dhQueRobu3.1, whole genome shotgun sequence genomic DNA carries:
- the LOC126725632 gene encoding uncharacterized protein LOC126725632, with protein sequence MEKKKVAVPLVCHGHSRPVVDLFYSPITPDGFFLISASKDGSPMLRNGETGDWIGTFEGHKGAVWSCCLDTNGLRAASGSADFTAKLWDALTGDVLHSFEHKHIVRACAFSEDTHLLLTGGFEKTLRIFDLNRPDAPPREVDDSPGSVRTVAWLHSDQTILSSCTDSGGVRLWDVRSDKIVQLLETKSPVTSVEVSRDGRYITTADGSTVRFWDANHFGLVKSYNMPFNVESASLEPKLSNKFIAGGEDMWIHMFDFHTGEEIGCNKGHHGPVHCVRFSPGGESYASGSEDGTIRIWQTGPANHDENDALPGNGPAGKVKVGDDEVTSKIEGFHINDKGKNEEEKAIDI encoded by the exons atggagaagaagaaggtggcGGTACCGCTTGTGTGCCATGGCCATTCACGACCTGTCGTCGACTTGTTCTACAGTCCGATCACTCCGGATGGGTTCTTTCTCATCAGTGCCAGCAAAG atGGTAGTCCAATGTTGAGAAATGGGGAGACTGGGGATTGGATTGGAACCTTTGAAGGACATAAAGGTGCAGTGTGGAGCTGCTGCCTGGATACTAATGGTCTACGAGCTGCATCTGGCTCTGCAGATTTTACAGC GAAATTATGGGATGCATTGACCGGGGATGTATTGCATTCTTTTGAACACAAGCACATTGTTCGGGCATGTGCATTTTCAGAG GATACACACCTTCTACTCACTGGTGGATTTGAGAAGACACTGCGTATTTTTGATTTGAATCGTCCTGATGCACCACCGAGAGAAGTTGATGATTCTCCTGGTTCAGTTAGAACCGTTGCATGGCTTCATAGTGACCAGACAATATTAAGTTCTTGTACTGATAGTGGTGGTGTCCG GTTATGGGATGTAAGAAGTGACAAAATAGTTCAATTACTTGAGACCAAGTCACCCGTAACTAGCGTTGAAGTGAGTCGGGATGGCCGCTATATAACTACCGCTGATGGGTCGACTGTTAGGTTTTGGGATGCAAATCA TTTTGGATTAGTTAAGAGCTACAACATGCCATTCAATGTGGAATCAGCTTCATTGGAACCAAAGCTTAGCAACAAATTCATTGCTGGAGGAGAAGACATGTGGATTCATATGTTTGATTTTCATACAGGAGAGGAGATTG GATGCAACAAGGGTCATCATGGTCCTGTCCATTGTGTTCGCTTCTCACCTGGAGGGGAATCTTATGCTTCTGGATCTGAAGATGGAACCATTAGAATATGGCAAACAGGCCCTGCAAATCATGATGAGAATGATGCACTTCCTGGGAATGGCCCGGCTGGGAAAGTGAAGGTTGGGGATGATGAGGTTACTAGTAAAATTGAAGGCTTTCATATTAACGACAAAGGGAAGAATGAAGAGGAAAAGGCGATTGATATCTGA